From a single Candidatus Brevundimonas phytovorans genomic region:
- a CDS encoding tryptophan 2,3-dioxygenase has protein sequence MTDAKNDIRAHAIETAKHEPTGITYAGYLSLDDLLSAQHPRSDQHDEMLFVIIHQTKELWLKQILHEMALAQSLIRAGDLVPAYKSLARVSRIQAVMTQSWDILATMTPSDYLKFRGDLGASSGFQSDQFRRLETMLGLKDPRFLRFHVERPEAHAALVAAMEAPSLYDDALRQLALAGLTVPAEVLNRDVSQTYEPSEGVEAAWLEVYRDTERWWPLYQLAEKLVDLDDALLTWRHKHVVTVERIIGRRQGTGGTDGVGYLVETLKRRCFPELWSLRTKL, from the coding sequence ATGACCGACGCAAAAAATGACATTCGCGCTCACGCCATCGAAACGGCGAAGCACGAGCCAACCGGCATCACCTATGCCGGCTATCTGTCGCTCGACGACCTGCTGAGCGCCCAACATCCGCGTTCCGATCAGCACGACGAGATGCTGTTCGTCATCATCCACCAGACCAAGGAACTGTGGCTCAAGCAGATCCTGCACGAGATGGCCCTGGCCCAGAGCCTGATCCGCGCCGGCGATCTGGTCCCCGCCTACAAGAGCCTGGCCCGCGTCAGCCGCATCCAGGCCGTGATGACCCAGAGCTGGGACATCCTGGCCACCATGACGCCCTCCGACTATTTGAAGTTCCGCGGCGACCTGGGCGCCAGCTCGGGCTTCCAGAGCGACCAGTTCCGCCGCCTGGAGACCATGTTGGGGCTGAAGGACCCGCGCTTCCTGCGCTTCCACGTCGAACGGCCCGAGGCCCATGCCGCCCTGGTCGCGGCCATGGAAGCCCCCAGCCTCTATGACGACGCCCTGCGGCAACTGGCGCTGGCCGGCCTGACCGTCCCCGCCGAGGTGCTGAACCGCGACGTCAGCCAGACCTACGAGCCCTCCGAGGGCGTCGAGGCCGCCTGGCTTGAAGTCTATCGCGACACCGAGCGCTGGTGGCCGCTGTATCAACTGGCCGAGAAGCTGGTCGATCTGGACGACGCCCTGCTGACCTGGCGCCACAAGCATGTGGTGACGGTCGAGCGCATCATCGGCCGCCGCCAGGGCACGGGCGGCACGGACGGCGTCGGCTATCTGGTCGAGACGCTGAAGCGCCGCTGCTTCCCCGAACTGTGGTCGCTGCGGACGAAGCTCTAG
- the rplS gene encoding 50S ribosomal protein L19, translating into MNIVQQIAAEEKARLLEGKTIPNFQPGDTLRVHVKIKEGERERVQAFEGVCIARDSGGINETFTVRKISFGEGVERRFPILSPNIESIEVKRRGVVRRAKLYYLRDRRGKSARIAERQTVRPVKGATVPVTGSADKGDEA; encoded by the coding sequence ATGAATATCGTTCAGCAGATCGCTGCAGAAGAAAAAGCCCGCCTGCTCGAAGGCAAGACCATCCCGAACTTCCAGCCGGGCGACACCCTGCGCGTCCACGTGAAGATCAAGGAAGGCGAGCGCGAGCGCGTCCAGGCGTTTGAAGGCGTCTGCATCGCCCGCGACAGCGGCGGCATCAACGAGACCTTCACGGTCCGCAAGATTTCCTTCGGTGAAGGCGTGGAGCGTCGCTTCCCCATCCTGTCGCCGAACATCGAATCCATCGAAGTGAAGCGCCGCGGCGTTGTCCGTCGCGCCAAGCTCTACTACCTGCGCGACCGTCGCGGTAAGTCGGCGCGCATCGCCGAGCGTCAGACGGTTCGTCCGGTCAAGGGCGCGACCGTTCCGGTCACCGGTTCGGCCGACAAGGGCGACGAGGCGTAG
- a CDS encoding CHAP domain-containing protein translates to MMKRLTAAAVAATLGFFAIGPAPAKADDAYWQCVTFARMFSGINIFGDAWTWWNQALTKFRTGRAPETGSVLVFQPSGRMDKGHVAVVSDILTDRVIRVTHANWGGSRGKVEENVTVVDVSPAGDWSRVKVWYNPINALGTTVYPTYGFVYKGARDAFDNGRQMAANAAEARASN, encoded by the coding sequence ATGATGAAACGGCTCACAGCCGCCGCGGTTGCGGCGACCCTTGGTTTCTTTGCGATCGGCCCCGCGCCGGCCAAGGCTGACGACGCCTACTGGCAGTGCGTGACCTTCGCCCGCATGTTTTCGGGCATCAATATCTTCGGCGACGCCTGGACCTGGTGGAATCAGGCCCTGACCAAGTTCCGCACCGGCCGAGCCCCGGAAACCGGCTCAGTGCTGGTCTTCCAGCCCTCGGGCCGCATGGACAAGGGCCATGTCGCCGTCGTTTCCGACATCCTGACCGACCGCGTCATCCGCGTGACCCACGCCAACTGGGGCGGCAGCCGCGGCAAGGTCGAGGAAAACGTCACCGTCGTCGACGTCTCGCCCGCCGGCGACTGGAGCCGGGTCAAGGTCTGGTACAACCCGATCAACGCCCTGGGCACCACCGTCTATCCGACCTACGGCTTCGTCTACAAAGGCGCCCGCGACGCCTTCGACAACGGCCGCCAGATGGCCGCCAACGCCGCAGAAGCCCGCGCTTCCAACTGA
- a CDS encoding pirin family protein — MIELVIDARRKDLGGFEVGRVLPFHSHRMVGPFIFLDQMGPAEFAPGADAINVRPHPHIGLSTLTYLFEGEIMHRDNLGYTQAIRPGEVNWMTAGSGIVHSERTDPLKKAQGGKMHGMQAWVALPLEKEEIAPSFTHLGEDAQPTYENNGLFARLVAGEAFGAKAGTPVESPLFYVHWEMAEGVRAAPPPPKAKGGYSERSLFVAKGLIEVDGRSFHEGQMVILSANAEPTVTALQPSSVMALGGEPVGERLIWWNFVASTQDRLDQAKADWKAGRMSLPTEDALEFIPLPDEPAQATRAPEPVEPKPTDPV, encoded by the coding sequence ATGATCGAACTGGTGATCGACGCGCGCAGAAAAGACCTCGGCGGGTTCGAGGTCGGGCGCGTCCTGCCCTTCCATTCGCACCGGATGGTCGGCCCCTTCATCTTCCTGGACCAGATGGGCCCGGCCGAGTTCGCGCCGGGCGCCGACGCCATCAATGTGCGGCCCCACCCGCACATCGGCCTGTCGACCCTGACCTATCTGTTCGAGGGCGAGATCATGCACCGGGACAACCTGGGCTACACCCAGGCCATTCGTCCCGGCGAGGTGAACTGGATGACGGCCGGCTCCGGCATCGTCCACTCCGAGCGCACCGACCCGCTGAAGAAGGCGCAGGGCGGCAAGATGCACGGCATGCAGGCCTGGGTCGCCCTGCCGCTGGAGAAGGAAGAGATCGCCCCTTCCTTCACTCATCTGGGCGAGGACGCCCAGCCCACCTATGAGAACAACGGCCTGTTCGCGCGTCTGGTGGCGGGCGAGGCCTTCGGCGCCAAGGCCGGCACCCCGGTCGAATCTCCGCTCTTCTATGTCCACTGGGAAATGGCCGAGGGCGTGCGCGCCGCGCCGCCCCCGCCCAAGGCCAAGGGCGGCTACAGCGAACGCTCGCTGTTCGTGGCCAAGGGTCTGATCGAGGTCGACGGCCGCAGCTTCCACGAAGGCCAGATGGTCATCCTGTCGGCCAACGCCGAACCCACCGTCACCGCCCTGCAACCGTCCAGCGTCATGGCCCTGGGCGGCGAGCCGGTCGGCGAACGCCTGATCTGGTGGAATTTCGTCGCCTCGACCCAGGACCGCCTGGATCAGGCCAAGGCCGACTGGAAGGCGGGCCGCATGAGCCTGCCGACTGAGGACGCCCTCGAGTTCATCCCCCTCCCGGACGAACCCGCCCAGGCCACCCGGGCGCCCGAACCCGTCGAGCCCAAGCCGACCGATCCGGTTTAG
- a CDS encoding serine hydrolase yields the protein MLDRRGFFAASACVAGLGVTRSAWAHAPAPSPAAVVALDALRAGKTTTGGVLVAVRSGQVVALYPWGRASLSYDVPVGEQTLFHLGSNGKLMTSVAVFQLVEAGLVDIDDPIGAHVKDLPPVLAGVPIRNLLHHTSGLIDYPDLLPDWDRAQTRETVIAALKDVAVQFQPGESWQYSNTNYLLLGWLISDVSGRSYADYIQTRLFQPAGAPSARPDASQQIIPNRAEPYSVGDEGIHHAVRMDDEVSRAADGGVLFSARDVAPWRAALDANRLISADSMSRIVAPGRLNSGRLAPYGCGVFLESSRGAALWRHTGGVPGFVSNWMTWPQADLSILAMVNSEGPGGVRLDDMITTLAESIQPGLTWTGMAAAGDGTDARTRALRGLLERPAGTPAPAGLLATELAWRPQDRLPRFGGLETIVPLENWRVGADPIEGEMTRYRLMRRGAQRDLVVAWTADDRLYWGV from the coding sequence ATGCTGGATCGTCGAGGTTTCTTTGCGGCGTCCGCCTGCGTCGCCGGGCTGGGGGTGACACGCTCTGCCTGGGCCCATGCGCCAGCGCCATCCCCCGCCGCCGTTGTAGCCCTTGATGCGCTGCGGGCAGGCAAGACCACGACGGGCGGCGTTCTGGTCGCGGTCCGCAGCGGTCAGGTTGTGGCGCTCTATCCCTGGGGCAGGGCGTCGCTGTCCTATGATGTGCCGGTCGGTGAGCAGACCCTGTTCCATCTCGGCTCGAACGGCAAGCTGATGACCAGCGTGGCCGTTTTTCAGCTTGTTGAGGCCGGGCTTGTCGATATCGATGACCCGATCGGCGCCCACGTCAAAGACCTGCCGCCTGTCCTTGCCGGTGTTCCGATCCGGAATCTGCTGCACCATACCTCCGGCCTGATCGACTACCCGGACCTTCTCCCCGACTGGGACCGGGCGCAGACGCGCGAGACCGTCATCGCCGCCCTGAAGGACGTGGCCGTCCAGTTCCAGCCGGGCGAGAGCTGGCAATATTCGAACACCAACTATCTTCTGCTCGGCTGGCTGATCTCGGACGTGTCGGGACGGAGCTATGCCGACTATATCCAGACGCGTCTTTTCCAGCCGGCGGGCGCGCCGAGCGCGCGGCCCGATGCATCGCAGCAGATCATTCCCAATCGCGCCGAGCCCTACAGTGTCGGCGACGAGGGCATACACCATGCGGTTCGCATGGACGACGAGGTCTCCCGCGCGGCGGACGGCGGGGTGTTGTTTTCGGCAAGGGATGTCGCCCCCTGGCGCGCCGCGCTCGACGCCAACAGGCTGATTTCGGCGGACAGCATGTCGCGGATTGTCGCCCCGGGCCGCCTCAACAGTGGTCGCCTGGCGCCTTACGGTTGCGGCGTCTTTCTGGAGAGCTCGCGCGGCGCGGCCCTGTGGCGTCATACCGGCGGGGTGCCGGGGTTTGTCAGCAACTGGATGACCTGGCCGCAAGCTGATCTGTCGATCCTGGCCATGGTCAATTCGGAGGGGCCCGGCGGCGTGAGGCTGGATGACATGATCACTACCCTGGCGGAGTCGATCCAGCCGGGCCTGACGTGGACAGGCATGGCGGCGGCAGGGGACGGAACCGACGCCCGAACCCGCGCCCTGCGAGGTCTGTTGGAGCGACCTGCCGGCACGCCGGCGCCCGCGGGACTGCTCGCAACGGAACTGGCCTGGCGTCCGCAGGATCGTTTGCCGCGTTTCGGCGGGCTGGAGACGATCGTGCCCCTCGAAAACTGGCGGGTCGGCGCTGATCCGATCGAGGGTGAAATGACGCGCTATCGCTTGATGCGAAGAGGCGCTCAGCGCGATCTGGTCGTGGCCTGGACTGCCGATGATCGTCTCTACTGGGGCGTTTGA
- a CDS encoding entericidin A/B family lipoprotein, whose product MRKLIVLGVIAAALTTAACNTVAGVGRDLSAAGQAVTSSSNSARN is encoded by the coding sequence ATGCGCAAGCTCATCGTCCTCGGCGTCATCGCCGCCGCCCTGACCACCGCCGCCTGCAACACCGTCGCCGGCGTCGGCCGCGACCTGTCGGCCGCCGGCCAGGCCGTGACCTCCAGTTCCAACTCGGCCCGCAACTAG
- a CDS encoding thiamine pyrophosphate-binding protein codes for MTQALDTAARRLVDTLVMNGVDKVFCVPGESYLAVLDALADVRDKIEVIVCRHEAGAANMAEAYGKLTGKPGVCMVTRGPGATHASIGVHTAHQDSTPMILFVGQIALTDRGRGAFQEVDYREVFGGLAKWATEIESPERTVEVVERAFATALQGRMGPVVVALPENILHDHGGPAPVRPVVAAKAALDPAFVEQVTARLAKAERPMLILGGSGWTDAATDAISGWAERLGLPVALSFRRKDLIRNDHPGYAGDLGLGPNPKLVARVKAADLLLVIGARMGENPTQGYTLLDRARTAETLIHIHPGAEELGRVWAPSLSAASDNSLAALALSAIDPGRTWSELGVTAHADFIAFSSPIEVKSAVNMSEVVAHLAEALPEDAILTNGAGNFAAWLHRFHRHQARRTQLAPTSGAMGYGYPAALGAKAVDPAREVICIAGDGDFMMSANEMATAAQYGLGVIVVVVDNGAFGTIRMHQEREYPARVIATELKNPDFVKYAEAFDAFAVRCEKTEDFPAALAAAREAAAGGRPALIHLITDAEQIAPGRTITDLRGG; via the coding sequence ATGACGCAAGCTCTCGACACCGCCGCCCGCCGTCTGGTCGACACCCTCGTGATGAACGGGGTCGACAAGGTCTTCTGTGTGCCGGGCGAAAGCTATCTGGCCGTGCTCGACGCTTTGGCCGACGTGCGCGACAAGATCGAGGTCATCGTCTGCCGCCACGAGGCGGGCGCCGCCAACATGGCCGAGGCCTATGGCAAGCTGACGGGCAAGCCGGGCGTCTGCATGGTCACGCGCGGACCGGGCGCGACCCACGCCTCCATCGGCGTGCATACGGCGCATCAGGACTCCACGCCGATGATCCTGTTCGTCGGCCAGATCGCCCTGACCGACCGGGGCCGGGGCGCCTTCCAGGAGGTCGACTACCGCGAGGTCTTCGGCGGCCTGGCCAAGTGGGCGACCGAGATCGAAAGCCCCGAACGCACCGTCGAGGTGGTCGAGCGCGCCTTCGCTACGGCCCTGCAAGGCCGCATGGGGCCGGTGGTCGTGGCCCTGCCCGAAAACATCCTTCACGACCACGGCGGGCCGGCCCCGGTGCGCCCGGTGGTCGCCGCCAAGGCCGCGCTGGACCCGGCCTTCGTCGAGCAGGTGACGGCGCGTCTGGCCAAGGCCGAGCGCCCCATGCTGATCCTCGGCGGGTCCGGATGGACCGACGCCGCCACCGACGCGATTTCCGGCTGGGCCGAGCGACTGGGCCTGCCCGTCGCCCTGTCCTTCCGCCGCAAGGACCTGATCCGCAACGACCATCCCGGCTATGCGGGCGACCTGGGCCTCGGTCCCAATCCCAAGCTGGTCGCGCGGGTCAAGGCGGCGGATCTGCTGCTGGTGATCGGCGCCCGCATGGGCGAGAATCCGACCCAGGGCTATACCCTGCTGGATCGCGCCAGGACGGCTGAGACCCTGATCCACATCCATCCGGGCGCTGAGGAACTGGGCCGCGTCTGGGCGCCGAGCCTGTCGGCGGCTTCGGACAATTCTCTCGCCGCCCTGGCCCTGTCGGCCATCGATCCGGGCCGGACCTGGAGCGAGCTGGGCGTGACCGCCCACGCCGACTTCATCGCCTTCTCCTCGCCCATCGAGGTCAAGAGCGCGGTCAACATGAGCGAGGTCGTCGCCCACCTGGCCGAAGCCCTGCCCGAGGACGCCATCCTGACCAATGGCGCCGGGAATTTCGCCGCCTGGCTGCACCGCTTCCATCGCCATCAGGCCAGGCGCACTCAACTCGCCCCGACCTCGGGCGCCATGGGCTATGGCTATCCGGCGGCCTTGGGGGCCAAGGCGGTCGATCCGGCGCGCGAGGTGATCTGCATCGCCGGCGACGGCGACTTCATGATGAGCGCCAACGAAATGGCCACCGCCGCCCAGTACGGCCTCGGCGTCATCGTGGTGGTCGTCGACAACGGCGCCTTCGGCACCATCCGCATGCACCAGGAGCGCGAATACCCCGCCCGCGTCATCGCCACCGAGCTGAAGAATCCCGACTTCGTCAAATACGCCGAGGCCTTCGACGCCTTCGCGGTGCGCTGCGAGAAGACCGAGGACTTCCCGGCGGCGCTGGCGGCGGCGCGCGAGGCGGCTGCGGGCGGGCGTCCGGCCCTGATCCACCTGATCACCGACGCCGAACAGATCGCGCCGGGGCGGACGATTACCGACCTGCGCGGCGGCTGA
- a CDS encoding DUF885 domain-containing protein — translation MRRLLISSAAVLALCAAAPAAMAQAAAPAPAAAQAQSEDARLNAFFEQAFQERIALSPQQMTSLGLKTDYDKLDDVSDAASARALALQEAQLARMKAEFDPAKLSTQSKLSWRLFEYGVQQARLSNQWRDWNFQFAANGNPTTSLPVFLINNHRISSVSDAEAYISRIGEAERYMGQVATTLKTRAAEGVVSPRFVFEPSIENTRAVIAGAPFDGGADNPVWADFQKKVGALDADQATKDRLLASARAALTGPYKRGFDTVLTALAEVQPLADSDAGVWRLPNGEAYYNARLQLSTTTDLTADQIHQIGLDEVARIQRDMEAIKTQVGFEGSLQDFFVFLKTDPRFQYPNTPEGKEQYLTDARAFIAQVMQVAPQWFSTLPKAALEVRAVEPFREATASIAFYNSPAPDGSRPGIYYVNLSDMTQVLKPQIEGISYHEGAPGHHFQIAYAQEIEGLPRFRRFGGYGAYAEGWGLYAEQLGKEMGFYQDPYSDFGRLSTELWRAVRLVTDTGLHAKRWSREQAMDYFRQNSLLSERDIQKEVERYITNPGQATSYKIGELKIEELRHKAETTLGPRFDIKDFHAVVLGSGSVPLDVLADQVDAWIAAGGGKPS, via the coding sequence ATGCGTCGTCTTCTGATCTCGTCCGCCGCCGTCCTGGCGCTCTGCGCCGCCGCGCCCGCCGCCATGGCTCAGGCTGCTGCGCCTGCCCCGGCTGCGGCCCAGGCTCAATCCGAGGACGCGCGCCTCAACGCCTTCTTCGAACAGGCCTTCCAGGAACGGATCGCGCTGAGCCCGCAGCAGATGACCTCGCTGGGCCTCAAGACCGACTACGACAAGCTGGACGACGTGTCCGACGCCGCCTCGGCCCGCGCGCTGGCTTTGCAAGAGGCGCAACTGGCGCGGATGAAGGCGGAGTTCGATCCGGCCAAGCTCAGCACGCAGAGCAAACTGTCCTGGCGGCTGTTCGAATACGGCGTGCAGCAGGCGCGCCTGTCGAACCAATGGCGCGACTGGAACTTCCAGTTCGCGGCCAATGGCAATCCGACGACCAGCCTGCCCGTCTTCCTGATCAACAACCACCGCATCAGCAGCGTCTCGGACGCCGAGGCCTATATTTCGCGCATCGGCGAGGCCGAGCGCTACATGGGGCAGGTGGCGACGACGCTGAAGACGCGCGCCGCCGAGGGCGTGGTCTCGCCGCGCTTTGTGTTTGAACCCTCCATCGAGAACACCCGCGCGGTCATCGCCGGCGCGCCCTTCGACGGCGGAGCCGACAACCCGGTCTGGGCCGACTTCCAGAAGAAGGTCGGGGCGCTGGACGCCGATCAGGCGACCAAGGACCGACTGCTGGCCTCGGCCCGTGCCGCCCTGACCGGCCCCTACAAGCGCGGTTTCGACACGGTGCTGACGGCCCTGGCCGAGGTCCAGCCGCTGGCCGACAGCGACGCAGGCGTCTGGCGGCTGCCGAACGGCGAGGCCTATTACAACGCCCGCCTGCAGCTCTCGACCACGACCGACCTGACCGCCGACCAGATCCACCAGATCGGTCTGGACGAGGTCGCCCGCATCCAGCGCGACATGGAAGCCATCAAGACCCAGGTCGGCTTCGAGGGTTCGCTGCAGGACTTCTTCGTCTTCCTGAAGACCGATCCGCGCTTCCAGTATCCGAACACGCCGGAGGGCAAGGAGCAGTATCTGACCGACGCCCGCGCCTTCATCGCTCAGGTCATGCAGGTGGCGCCGCAGTGGTTCTCGACCCTGCCCAAGGCGGCGCTGGAGGTGAGGGCGGTCGAGCCCTTCCGTGAGGCGACCGCCTCCATCGCCTTCTACAACTCGCCGGCGCCGGACGGCTCGCGACCGGGCATCTACTACGTCAACCTGTCGGACATGACCCAGGTGCTGAAGCCCCAGATCGAGGGCATCAGCTATCATGAGGGCGCGCCGGGGCATCACTTCCAGATCGCCTATGCTCAGGAGATCGAAGGCCTGCCGCGCTTCCGCCGCTTCGGCGGCTATGGCGCCTATGCCGAGGGCTGGGGCCTGTACGCCGAGCAGCTGGGCAAGGAGATGGGCTTCTATCAGGACCCCTATTCCGACTTCGGCCGCCTCTCGACCGAGCTGTGGCGCGCGGTGCGTCTGGTGACCGACACCGGCCTGCACGCCAAGCGCTGGTCGCGCGAACAGGCGATGGACTACTTCCGCCAGAACTCCCTGCTGTCGGAACGCGACATTCAGAAGGAAGTCGAGCGCTACATCACCAACCCCGGCCAGGCGACCAGCTACAAGATCGGCGAGCTGAAGATCGAGGAACTGCGTCACAAGGCCGAGACGACGCTGGGACCGCGCTTCGACATCAAGGACTTCCATGCGGTGGTTCTCGGCTCCGGCTCGGTGCCGCTGGACGTGCTGGCGGACCAGGTCGACGCCTGGATCGCGGCGGGCGGCGGCAAGCCGAGCTAG
- a CDS encoding Lrp/AsnC family transcriptional regulator has translation MADELDPIDARILDILQQDAGLSVAEVADRVGLSASPCWRRIKRLEDSGLIRKRVTLLDAGLLGLDFEVYAIVKLSLPSRENLDIFEAAVANWPEVVQCATITGREDYVLRIITSDMHAFDQFLRDKLLTLGIVSDCASHIVTRGVKNVTTLPLGIITPHVS, from the coding sequence TTGGCTGACGAACTTGATCCTATCGACGCCCGCATCCTCGACATCCTGCAACAGGACGCGGGACTGTCGGTCGCCGAGGTCGCCGATCGCGTCGGCCTTTCGGCCTCGCCCTGCTGGCGTCGGATCAAGAGACTGGAGGATAGCGGCCTGATACGCAAGCGGGTCACGCTTCTGGACGCGGGTCTGCTGGGTCTGGACTTCGAAGTCTACGCCATCGTCAAGCTGAGCCTGCCGTCGCGTGAGAACCTCGACATCTTCGAAGCCGCCGTCGCCAACTGGCCGGAAGTGGTGCAGTGCGCCACCATCACGGGCCGCGAGGACTATGTCCTGCGCATCATCACCTCGGACATGCACGCCTTCGACCAGTTCCTGCGCGACAAGCTGCTGACCCTGGGCATCGTGTCCGACTGCGCCTCGCACATTGTCACGCGCGGCGTGAAGAACGTGACCACCCTGCCGCTGGGCATCATCACCCCCCACGTCAGCTAA
- a CDS encoding YidB family protein, translating to MGLLDNVLGGLGGDAAGGLSDLLKGQGGVTGLAEKFGQNGLGDMVGSWIGKGGNAGVSPEQITAVLGSGPIADFAQKLGISPEQARETLAGLLPEAVDRLTPNGSADSADDLLGSLMNNLPGGIGDALGGLFKR from the coding sequence ATGGGACTGCTGGATAACGTGCTCGGCGGCCTTGGCGGCGACGCCGCCGGCGGCCTGTCGGACCTGCTCAAGGGTCAGGGCGGCGTCACCGGTCTGGCCGAGAAATTCGGTCAGAACGGTCTGGGCGACATGGTCGGGTCGTGGATCGGCAAGGGCGGCAACGCCGGGGTCTCGCCCGAGCAGATCACGGCGGTGCTCGGCTCCGGCCCCATCGCCGACTTCGCACAGAAGCTCGGCATTTCGCCGGAACAGGCCAGAGAGACCTTGGCCGGCCTGCTGCCGGAAGCCGTCGACCGCCTGACGCCGAACGGCTCGGCGGACAGCGCCGACGACCTGCTCGGCAGCCTGATGAACAACCTGCCGGGCGGCATCGGCGACGCCCTGGGCGGCCTGTTCAAGCGCTAA
- a CDS encoding PA2169 family four-helix-bundle protein, translated as MSSPNSHDIKVLNALAEGLIDSADGYAEAAAETEDVRYRDLFVRRSDERRRIASELQAAVRGLGGQPEEEGSILAKAQRAFMDIKHALMRDEASVVGSVERGEAHLQARFDRALGDEALSATTRETIRRAQTAVRTGQEEMHVLRRSLEGQHDADNPLYPQ; from the coding sequence GTGAGCAGCCCCAACAGCCACGACATCAAGGTTCTGAACGCCCTGGCCGAAGGCCTGATCGACAGCGCGGACGGCTATGCCGAGGCGGCGGCCGAGACCGAGGACGTCCGCTATCGTGACCTCTTCGTCCGCCGCAGCGACGAACGACGCCGGATCGCGTCCGAACTTCAGGCGGCGGTGCGCGGCCTGGGCGGTCAGCCCGAAGAGGAGGGCTCGATCCTGGCCAAGGCCCAGCGCGCCTTCATGGACATCAAGCACGCCCTGATGCGGGACGAGGCCTCGGTCGTCGGCTCGGTCGAACGCGGCGAGGCTCACCTGCAAGCCCGCTTCGACCGCGCGCTTGGCGATGAGGCCCTGTCGGCCACGACCCGCGAGACCATTCGCCGCGCCCAGACCGCGGTCAGGACCGGTCAGGAAGAGATGCACGTCCTGCGCCGCAGCCTGGAAGGCCAGCACGACGCGGACAACCCGCTGTATCCACAGTAG
- the trmD gene encoding tRNA (guanosine(37)-N1)-methyltransferase TrmD → MPFTATVLTMFPEAFPGPLGVSLIGTAWREKGLWDLQTLDIRAFSEDKRGFLDDTPAGGGPGQVLKADVVARALDSLEGPPRPLLYMSARGRPLTQARVKEWAKADGIVVLCGRFEGVDQRVLDARGFEEISVGNAVLAGGEAAAMVAIEACVRLVPGVLGAAESLSSESFEDGLLEHPQYTRPRTFEGHDIPEVLLSGDHKKIAQWREAQRELTTQERRPDLWAAHLAKTTAEPGSAKSKAKGAKARGE, encoded by the coding sequence ATGCCCTTTACCGCCACCGTCCTGACCATGTTCCCCGAGGCCTTTCCCGGGCCACTCGGCGTGTCGCTGATCGGCACCGCCTGGCGCGAGAAGGGGCTGTGGGATTTGCAGACGCTGGACATTCGGGCGTTTTCCGAAGATAAGCGCGGCTTCCTGGACGACACCCCTGCGGGTGGCGGTCCCGGTCAGGTGCTGAAAGCGGACGTGGTGGCCCGGGCTTTGGATAGTCTGGAAGGGCCGCCTCGGCCGCTTTTGTACATGAGCGCACGCGGTCGACCCCTGACGCAGGCGCGAGTGAAGGAATGGGCCAAGGCCGACGGAATCGTCGTGCTTTGCGGTCGTTTCGAGGGGGTGGACCAGCGGGTGCTAGACGCACGCGGGTTCGAGGAGATTTCCGTCGGAAACGCAGTCCTGGCCGGTGGCGAGGCGGCGGCCATGGTGGCGATCGAGGCGTGCGTACGACTGGTCCCCGGTGTTCTAGGCGCGGCTGAAAGCCTGTCGTCCGAAAGCTTCGAGGATGGTCTTCTGGAACACCCGCAGTACACGCGACCGCGGACGTTCGAGGGGCACGACATTCCCGAGGTGCTGCTGTCGGGCGATCACAAGAAGATCGCGCAATGGCGGGAAGCGCAGCGGGAATTGACGACGCAGGAACGGCGCCCGGACCTCTGGGCGGCGCATCTGGCGAAGACGACTGCGGAGCCTGGCTCCGCCAAATCAAAGGCAAAGGGCGCTAAAGCCCGAGGAGAATAG